One Amblyomma americanum isolate KBUSLIRL-KWMA chromosome 8, ASM5285725v1, whole genome shotgun sequence DNA window includes the following coding sequences:
- the LOC144102768 gene encoding uncharacterized protein LOC144102768 — MPRCLVSVPDLGAARTYTLEGDTISALKDAVGACPVLGGKFDMASYSFQAAVTSAIAGEDEASFIMHTQSLMAECRKASPDECQMLERMSLTSRHRISDISASTVKEAMERYPYLMNFERVVSLDDIQTVAVVRILSANAKKLNGLSALFVQEEDLSVPATPCIVFTGQEIEEADFLYLEVDCEKLFRVKNAEEGLAAVLSAYWLFNVQYERKLFNTLLVLERLFLGLALTTPRVVAAKFLNKNAKSV; from the exons ATGCCACGGTGCCTAGTCAGCGTACCAGACCTTGGTGCAGCAAGAACGTATACGCTTGAGGGTGACACCATCAGCGCACTCAAAGACGCAGTTGGCGCATGCCCGGTTCTTGGCGGCAAGTTCGACATGGCGTCGTACTCGTTCCAG GCTGCTGTGACCTCTGCGATTGCTGGAGAGGATGAGGCCAGCTTTATCATGCATACACAGTCGCTCATGGCTGAGTGCCGAAAAGCCTCTCCAGACGAATGCCAAATGCTGGAAAGGATGTCGCTCACATCCCGCCACAGGATTTCTGATATATCAGCGTCGACAGTCAAAGAGGCAATGGAGAGGTACCCCTACTTAATGAACTTTGAAAGG GTTGTAAGCTTGGACG aCATCCAAACGGTTGCAGTTGTGCGGATACTGTCTGCAAATGCAAAGAAACTAAACGGGTTGTCAGCCTTGTTTGTGCAAGAGGAG GACTTGAGCGTTCCTGCAACACCGTGCATCGTGTTCACGGGACAGGAGATTGAGGAGGCGGATTTTCTCTATTTAGAGGTGGACTGCGAGAAGTTGTTCAGGGTGAAGAACGCGGAGGAGGGACTGGCAGCTGTTCTGTCGGCCTACTGGCTTTTTAATGTCCAGTACGAGCGGAAATTATTTAACACGCTTCTTGTGTTAGAACGCCTGTTTCTTGGGCTTGCCCTAACCACACCCAGAGTGGTGGCCGCGAAGTTTCTGAACAAGAATGCAAAAAGTGTGTAA